From the Spirochaetota bacterium genome, the window GATGTCGGTCTCGATCACGTCGGCGCCCGACTCGATCGCCTTTCTGAACGAGAGCTCGGTGTTTTCAGGATATGCCCCGGACGCGCCCCTGTGCGCGATGACCCTGGGCTCCGGTATAAAAAAATGCCTGTCCATGGCAACCCCCGTCGGATTTACTCCGCGATAATTATATCATTTATGGTATAAAGCATGCTTTTAAAAGACAGGGGAATCGCGTCCGCGGTCCCGCCCTCCTTCATCGCCTGTATATGCAGGTGCGGTTCAAGGCTGTTCCCCGAATTCCCTGCGCGCCCCAGGAGCTGACCGCGTTTCACGATGTCGCCCTTATTTACTTTCACGCTTCCCCGCGCGAAATGCGCCAGGAGAACAAGGCGACCGTCCGCAAGGAGCAGGACGTGGTTTCCGGGGCCCAGCGCCTCGTCCGCCGCGGGCGGGATATTGTCCCGCACGCCGTCACGCGCATCGAGCACCGTCGCGTCAAGGGGGCTGTACACGGGTTCGCCGTACACCATGTAATCCGCGCAATCCCCGGGGAGTATGCCGGCCGCGCGCCTCCCGCGATCGTCCAGCTTCACGATATCGAGCGCATAACGCGACCCCGGTTGCATCGCGTGAAAGGGATTCCCGACGAGGCTCGCGCCCCCCTGGTACACGAGGTATTCTCCCCCACGAAGCGGAAAATCCATTTCAAGGCGATCGCCTCCGGCGTACGCACCGCGGGCAAGATCGATATTGAGAACGAAAAACAGGATGATCGCCGCGAGCTTTGAAGCGGCCCATCTGTCCAGGCGGGCCGCACGGCCCGCCGAAAAATCCGCCCGCCGGAACGATATGAGCACCGTCGCGGCGTAGCACACGAGGGGGACGTGCCGCAGGGAATGCCCGATCACGCCCCAGGACCCCGCGAGCGCGGTCAGCAGCACCGGGCCGAAAGCCGCCGCGCAATTCAGGAACCATTCGCGGCGGTCGACGGGGCGGGTCCGGAGAAGCATAATTATTCCTGCGGCGGGAAGCAGTATCGTGAGCAGGGAGATGACGTAGATTATCATGCGAATTCCGTGGAGTCCGATTCCCCGTTTTTAGGGTGGTGATTTCCCAGCGTCAACACAAATAGGTCGTCCGCACGGAATATTTATACATGCGAATGCGCGCACATGCGGACCCGGACCGGCCGTGATCTATGCGCCCGGATGTTTCCGGTCAGCGCTTTATCTTCCCCGGCAGGCGATACGAGTATTTTTTCCTGAGGATGGATTCCGTGATGAAGCGGTCGATCCGGCGGGCGAACTGGTAAAATTTCCAGATGAAGGCGTCCCCGGAATAGTACTTATCGACCTCCTCGCGGGTTATCGCGCCGCCCGTTATGCCCAGTCTGTCTATGAACGCGTTCGCCATGGGAATGAAGTGCGGTATGAGCCCGGGCATTTGTTCCTTATGGAGGTTCGCGATGATGTCCACGATGACGAGCCTGAGGTCGTAATAGCGATCGAGCACCTCCTGGAGGAAAAACCTGCGGACTACCCAGCGCAGGAACGAGGGCGTGGTCATGATGAACACCTCGGGATTCATCTGCTCGCGGCCTTCCTTCCTGAACAGGGGCGTGCTGGTGTCGATGTAGAACATCCCGTCGCCCTCATGCACGTAGTTAAGCGCGCCGCCCTTCGAATCAAGCACCCAGTTCGAGAGCTGTCCGTCGATACCGATCCTCACCCCGCCGCCCCGGGCGTTGAAGGCAAACACCTTTTCGAGCTCCCTGAGCACCATGAAAAACAGGCGTTTCGCGTTTTCCGTATCGAGCCTGCGAAGGAGAACGTGCGCGACGAAATCGGGATTGATGCGCGCCTGCCCCGCGTACACGGTGAGCGCGCCGGCGTAGTCGAAGCGCGAAAGCGCCTGCTCGGGGACCGCTATGCCCATGGCGACGAGCAGCGCGCGGTACTCGCGGTAGGCGGCGTCGTAGCGGTCGACCTCCTCACGGGACGGAAAGGGGGGCATGCGCTTCCATACCCATTTGCTCCCCTCCACCCGCTGGAGCTCGAAGCTGCGGTCGAGCACCCTTCCCTTCACCATGCTCATCACGGTCGAGATCTCGCCGTATCCCAGAATCGAAAGCTCGCCGCCCTCGCGGTAGTGTCCCCGGAAATCCTTCCGGAAACGCGCGTAAAGCGCCGTATCCTTCTGCAAGTTTTCCCGGATCACATCGAAGAGCTGTATCATTTCCCACAGCGTATCGATATCGGCTTTCGAGAGCACGAGCGCCTCCATGTCGGTTCCGATACGGCCCATGGTGGGAAGGTAACGCTCCAGGTAGGGGATGCGGTCGCAGGCAAGCCTTTCCAATCGCTCCCCGGGACCAAAGAAGAGCTCGTAGAGATGATTCACCGAGGGAACGCTCGCGATTGTGGCGGAGAGAAAGTGGTTGAACCGGAGGCGGTCAATGGCGCACAACGCGCGATCCGCCTCCTGGATCGCCCCGGCCTCCTCTTTTTTCCCGAAGATCCCCGCAAGGATATCTATCGCGCCTTTAGACAGCGAGGGGTTCCGAAGCCGGTAGTCTTCGCCGTCCTTCCGCCACAGGAGATCGAACGAGTCCCTCATGCGGATAATCTCCGCGTTCACCGAGGCGCGCTTCATGAACGACAGGCGTTTCTTCTTAAACTTATGCGCGCGCTCGATCGCGTCGACGAGCGCGTGTATGTCCGTAAAGCGTTCCATGGCCTACCCTCCCGTTCCCCGCACGAGCTCGACCAGGGAGTCCCGCACCGCGCGCACCAGGACGGCGATCTCCCTCCGCGTGATTATGAGCGGCGGAAGGAGCTGCAGCACCCTCCGGTCGTTGCCCGAGTATACCATGTACACGCCCCTGTCGAAGAGAAGCTTCAGCATGAACAGGGAGCGCATCTCGTCCGCGAATTCGAGCCCCAGCATGAGCCCCAGGCCCCGCACCCGGAAACCGGCCCCCGGGAATTCCTTCGCGAGGGCCCCCAGGCCGGCCCGGATCCGGTCCCCCGACGCGCGCACAGTGGAAAGAAATTTCTTTCCGGAGGAGATGCGTATCGCCTCCATGGCCGCGAAGCACCCTGCCTCGCTCCCGCCAAAGGTGGAGATGTGCACGAAGGGGTCCTTCCTGAAGAAATCGCGGTGGCGTTCGTGGTAAATGGTCGCGCTCATGGGATAAATCCCGCCGCTCATTCCCTTTCCCGTCACCACGATGTCCGGCACGACGCGGAACTGCTCGAAGCACCAGAACGTCCCGGTGCGCCCGAACCCGGTCTGGACCTCGTCCATGACGAGAAGCGCCCCGGCGCGGGCGCACAGCGCCTTGACCTTACGGAAATAATCGCGTCCCGGGACCACGATCCCGAGCGTGGCGGGTATGGTTTCCATGATGACCGCCGCGGTCTGGTCGGACACCGCCGACTCGAGCGCGCCGATATCACCGAACGGCACCTGGAAGAAGCCCGGCGGCATGGGACCGAATTTTTCCCTGAACTTCGCATCCCCCGTCGCGAGGGCGAGCCCCGTGTGCCCGTGGTAACCCCCGAACGCCGAGATCACCCCCGGCCTGCCGGTCACGCCGCGCGCGAGCTTGATCGCGAGGTCGATCGCCTCACCGCCGCCCACCCCGAATACAACCTGGTTGAGCCCCGCGGGCAGCGTGCGCGCGAGCATCCGGGCCAGCATCGCCTTCGGTTCGCTCACGAGGTGGTGGTTCCCGATATCATACTCCGTCAGGGCGCGCGTCAGGGCGCGGATCACCCGCGGGTTACGATGTCCCAGGTTGAATACGCCCCCGTTGCAGTGGCAGTTCAGGTAGCGGGTCCCGTCCCGGTCGTAAATAAAGCAGCCCTCACGCCTGCCCGGGACCAGGAGCATGCCGTACTGCGCGTACACGTCCACCTTCCCCGGCGAGACGTGGTCGGCATAGAGACGAATAACCTCTTTTTTTGAAGGGCTCACGTGATCTTCCCCCGGCGGCGCAAATTTTACAATATCCTACAACACCAGCATCGGAGATGCAAGGTATTAATGACCACGCCCGGGGCTCCCGGCGTCTTCAAGGCACGGGGGGGTCCGATAGGCTGGACGGCTTCATCGGGGTCACGGTCCCCCGCCGACTGCCGCAGCCTTGCAGGGATTCGAACACCGCCCGGCCCGATACATCGCGAGGGGTTATCTTCGCTGAAATTTCGGGAATGACGCGGCATGCCCTCCAATCCCGCTAAAAATCAACATTAAACTTTGATTGTGCTACAATAAAAATTTTTATTGATTTCAAATTCGAAAGCCGGTATACTTTGGACTGTCTGGGTCCGCGGATTCATCATACTCTTCGAACGAGGGTGCCCCCATATGGCAAAGGCAA encodes:
- a CDS encoding aspartate aminotransferase family protein, with the translated sequence MSPSKKEVIRLYADHVSPGKVDVYAQYGMLLVPGRREGCFIYDRDGTRYLNCHCNGGVFNLGHRNPRVIRALTRALTEYDIGNHHLVSEPKAMLARMLARTLPAGLNQVVFGVGGGEAIDLAIKLARGVTGRPGVISAFGGYHGHTGLALATGDAKFREKFGPMPPGFFQVPFGDIGALESAVSDQTAAVIMETIPATLGIVVPGRDYFRKVKALCARAGALLVMDEVQTGFGRTGTFWCFEQFRVVPDIVVTGKGMSGGIYPMSATIYHERHRDFFRKDPFVHISTFGGSEAGCFAAMEAIRISSGKKFLSTVRASGDRIRAGLGALAKEFPGAGFRVRGLGLMLGLEFADEMRSLFMLKLLFDRGVYMVYSGNDRRVLQLLPPLIITRREIAVLVRAVRDSLVELVRGTGG
- a CDS encoding M23 family metallopeptidase, which produces MIIYVISLLTILLPAAGIIMLLRTRPVDRREWFLNCAAAFGPVLLTALAGSWGVIGHSLRHVPLVCYAATVLISFRRADFSAGRAARLDRWAASKLAAIILFFVLNIDLARGAYAGGDRLEMDFPLRGGEYLVYQGGASLVGNPFHAMQPGSRYALDIVKLDDRGRRAAGILPGDCADYMVYGEPVYSPLDATVLDARDGVRDNIPPAADEALGPGNHVLLLADGRLVLLAHFARGSVKVNKGDIVKRGQLLGRAGNSGNSLEPHLHIQAMKEGGTADAIPLSFKSMLYTINDIIIAE